The Calothrix sp. PCC 7507 DNA segment TATTATCAAGCGCAATGCTGGAAGTTGCGAAATCGTCCCCAGCGAAGAAGTTGGGGACGATAATTCTGAGATTATAGAACAGTGGGGGCCGTTTACTTCTCAAGGAGAGGCGATCGCCCGTCGCGTTGGACTAATTAGGGCTGGCAAATGCCAACCCCAGTAGACTCAATGCACAACTTTTAATTCTTGACTCCGGTTGTAGTGGGTTTAGCAGCAATTTGTTTGCCTATCACTTCTACCGCCTTGGCAAATTGTGGATCTGCCAATGTAGCGAGTTTATCGCGCTCTTTGAGCCATAATTCCTCTTTCTGGGCATCGGTTAAATCCACCTTCACATCTGGATCAATCCCGTGCTTATTAATATCTTTACCACTAGGCGTATGGTATTTAGCAATTGTCACCGCTAGCCCCGAACCATCTTCCAAAGGCCGCACCGATTGCACTAAGCCTTTACCAAAGGTTTGGCTACCCACTAAAGTCGCACGCTTGTTGTCTTGCAACGCGCCTGAAAGAATTTCACTAGCACTGGCGGAACCTTTATCTACCAACACTACTAACGGCTTATTTGTTAAAGCGCGTCCATTGGCTATCTCCCGCTCTTGCTCGCCCTGGCGGTCAATAGTAGATACAATCGTACCTTTATTGAGCCACATCCTGGCAATCTCTACACTAGAAAATAGCAAGCCGCCAGGATTACCGCGCAAATCTAAAACATACCCAGAAACCTTTTTGGTTTCGAGATTTTTGATAGCATTTTGCATCTCCTTACCAGCATTAGCGCTGAACTGGTTCAGGCGAATATAGCCGAGATTACCTGCTGGAGTTTGCTTTTGCGAAAACTTCACCGGATGAATTTCAATACGTGCGCGTGTGATTTCAAAATCTTTTGTTTGTCCACTGCGGCGAATCGTCAGCTTGACTTTCGTATTTGGTTCACCCCGGATCAGGGACACCGCTTGATTGGTATCCATTCCCTTGGTGCTTTTGCCATTGATTGTCAGAATTTCATCCTTTGCCAGAATTCCCGCTTTGAATGCAGGTGTATCCTCAATAGGCGCAATCACAACGAGCTGCTTAGTTTTTTCATCTAGACTAATTGTGATGCCAATACCCGTGAGTTCCCCAGAGGTATCAACCTGCATATTCTTGAATTCTGCTGGGTCCATAAACCTGGTGTAGGGGTCATCCAGCTTTTTCAGCATTTCCCGGATGGACTTGTAAGCTTCTTGCTGACTAGTATAAGACTTGCTCAAGTACTCCTTCCGAACAGCCTGCCAATCTAGCTGATTAAAAGTACCATCTACGTATTGGCGCTGAACAATTTGCCAAACTTCGTCTATTAATTCCTTAGGACTTTCTTTAAATAAAGCCTGACCTCTTGAATGAATGCCAAGACTAGTAACAGCAATTGTTGAGAGCGTTACTGCCGTAGCACCCAAAACCAGCCTACTTTTTGTAATCACCATAATGACAGCTGTGCCAGAAGGAAAATTTTTTATAATTCAGTATGCTCAATCTAACACAGGGTATCACTGTCAGGACGGAGCATGTATTCTTATTACAACAAAATGTTAAAGAATCCGGTGATCTAAGGGATTGGGGACTGGGGACTGGGTTATTAGTTATTTCTCCCCCTGCTCCCATTCGGCTACGCTCACGGCAAGCCTGCCCCCTGCCCCCTTACGGCTCTACCCAGCGTCCATCTGCTTTAATCAGGTCAATTAATTCCTCTACGCCTTGGTCTTCTGGGACTTTTTTAATCTCTTCTCTACCACGATATAAAGAAATATAACCTGGAGTCTTGCCTACATAACCATAGTCAGCATCTGCCATTTCTCCGGGACCATTGACAATGCAA contains these protein-coding regions:
- a CDS encoding DDE transposase family protein; amino-acid sequence: MTEDPQTWYIIKRNAGSCEIVPSEEVGDDNSEIIEQWGPFTSQGEAIARRVGLIRAGKCQPQ
- the ctpC gene encoding carboxyl-terminal processing protease CtpC, giving the protein MVITKSRLVLGATAVTLSTIAVTSLGIHSRGQALFKESPKELIDEVWQIVQRQYVDGTFNQLDWQAVRKEYLSKSYTSQQEAYKSIREMLKKLDDPYTRFMDPAEFKNMQVDTSGELTGIGITISLDEKTKQLVVIAPIEDTPAFKAGILAKDEILTINGKSTKGMDTNQAVSLIRGEPNTKVKLTIRRSGQTKDFEITRARIEIHPVKFSQKQTPAGNLGYIRLNQFSANAGKEMQNAIKNLETKKVSGYVLDLRGNPGGLLFSSVEIARMWLNKGTIVSTIDRQGEQEREIANGRALTNKPLVVLVDKGSASASEILSGALQDNKRATLVGSQTFGKGLVQSVRPLEDGSGLAVTIAKYHTPSGKDINKHGIDPDVKVDLTDAQKEELWLKERDKLATLADPQFAKAVEVIGKQIAAKPTTTGVKN